The Humulus lupulus chromosome 3, drHumLupu1.1, whole genome shotgun sequence genome window below encodes:
- the LOC133822069 gene encoding RING-H2 finger protein ATL47 isoform X2, protein MADFPELRFLMKRRSSTISESNRYPEMSSSDAFQRQLQQLFHLHDSGLDQAFIDALPVFLYKEIMGLKEPFDCAVCLCEFSEQDKLRLLPLCSHAFHIDCIDTWLLSNSTCPLCRGTLYTPGLAINENPVFDFGLDPREEDGSSENTGSGVLSISQKTTAENDIQKRVFSVRLGKFRNINDGVEEGGGGGGERVQREKGETSSSNLDARRCYSMGSYQYVLDDSELQVALQHKRGGGGGGGVGSNSLRIPKGRSGPSRNCLIDGDAEGKKINIGSKGDSFSVSKIWQWSRKEKFPTSTETHLSTTSIHAGFP, encoded by the exons ATGGCAGATTTTCCAGAGTTGAG ATTTCTCATGAAGAGAAGGTCTTCCACAATATCTGAATCAAACAGATATCCAGAGATGTCTAGCTCAGATGCTTTTCAGAGACAGTTACAACAGCTTTTCCATCTCCATGATTCAGGCCTTGATCAAGCTTTTATAGATGCTCTCCCTGTATTCCTTTACAAAGAGATAATGGGTCTTAAAGAGCCATTTGACTGTGCTGTTTGTTTGTGTGAATTCTCAGAACAGGACAAGTTGAGATTACTTCCCCTTTGTAGTCATGCTTTTCACATTGACTGTATAGACACATGGTTACTGTCTAATTCAACTTGCCCTCTTTGTAGAGGGACCTTATACACACCGGGACTTGCCATTAACGAGAACCCAGTTTTTGATTTTGGATTAGATCCAAGGGAAGAAGATGGCTCTTCAGAAAACACAGGAAGTGGGGTTCTTTCCATTAGTCAGAAGACTACTGCAGAAAATGATATTCAGAAGAGGGTCTTTTCAGTGAGACTAGGGAAATTTAGAAACATAAATGATGGGgtagaagaaggaggaggaggaggaggtgagAGAGTACAGAGAGAAAAGGGAGAAACCAGCAGTAGCAATTTGGATGCAAGGAGATGCTATTCAATGGGGTCATACCAATATGTGCTTGATGATTCAGAATTACAAGTTGCTTTACAACACAAaagaggaggaggtggtggtggtggtgttggtagTAATAGCTTAAGAATTCCAAAAGGGAGAAGTGGACCAAGTAGAAATTGCTTAATTGATGGAGATGCCGAGGGGAAGAAGATTAACATTGGAAGCAAAGGTGATagcttttcagtttccaaaatcTGGCAATGGTCAAGGAAAGAAAAATTTCCAACTTCTACAGAAACCCATTTGAGCACTACTTCTATACATGCAGGTTTCCCATGA
- the LOC133822069 gene encoding RING-H2 finger protein ATL47 isoform X1: MNLDYYFHKMSWFQPQTRQKYGILTSSPLSPMVPSSSSSSPSLPYNSNYQKPPIQSSSSSSSSKISPAVIFIIIILAIIFFISGLLHLLVRFLMKRRSSTISESNRYPEMSSSDAFQRQLQQLFHLHDSGLDQAFIDALPVFLYKEIMGLKEPFDCAVCLCEFSEQDKLRLLPLCSHAFHIDCIDTWLLSNSTCPLCRGTLYTPGLAINENPVFDFGLDPREEDGSSENTGSGVLSISQKTTAENDIQKRVFSVRLGKFRNINDGVEEGGGGGGERVQREKGETSSSNLDARRCYSMGSYQYVLDDSELQVALQHKRGGGGGGGVGSNSLRIPKGRSGPSRNCLIDGDAEGKKINIGSKGDSFSVSKIWQWSRKEKFPTSTETHLSTTSIHAGFP; this comes from the coding sequence ATGAATTTAGATTACTACTTTCATAAAATGTCTTGGTTTCAGCCTCAAACAAGGCAGAAATATGGTATCTTGACCAGCTCTCCTCTATCTCCAATGGTTccctcttcttcgtcttcttctccTTCACTACCATACAATAGTAATTACCAGAAGCCACCAATTCAATCCTCCTCTTCATCCTCGAGTAGTAAAATAAGCCCAGCAGTTATTTTCATCATAATTATTCTAGctattatttttttcatatctgGCCTTCTCCACTTGCTTGTTAGATTTCTCATGAAGAGAAGGTCTTCCACAATATCTGAATCAAACAGATATCCAGAGATGTCTAGCTCAGATGCTTTTCAGAGACAGTTACAACAGCTTTTCCATCTCCATGATTCAGGCCTTGATCAAGCTTTTATAGATGCTCTCCCTGTATTCCTTTACAAAGAGATAATGGGTCTTAAAGAGCCATTTGACTGTGCTGTTTGTTTGTGTGAATTCTCAGAACAGGACAAGTTGAGATTACTTCCCCTTTGTAGTCATGCTTTTCACATTGACTGTATAGACACATGGTTACTGTCTAATTCAACTTGCCCTCTTTGTAGAGGGACCTTATACACACCGGGACTTGCCATTAACGAGAACCCAGTTTTTGATTTTGGATTAGATCCAAGGGAAGAAGATGGCTCTTCAGAAAACACAGGAAGTGGGGTTCTTTCCATTAGTCAGAAGACTACTGCAGAAAATGATATTCAGAAGAGGGTCTTTTCAGTGAGACTAGGGAAATTTAGAAACATAAATGATGGGgtagaagaaggaggaggaggaggaggtgagAGAGTACAGAGAGAAAAGGGAGAAACCAGCAGTAGCAATTTGGATGCAAGGAGATGCTATTCAATGGGGTCATACCAATATGTGCTTGATGATTCAGAATTACAAGTTGCTTTACAACACAAaagaggaggaggtggtggtggtggtgttggtagTAATAGCTTAAGAATTCCAAAAGGGAGAAGTGGACCAAGTAGAAATTGCTTAATTGATGGAGATGCCGAGGGGAAGAAGATTAACATTGGAAGCAAAGGTGATagcttttcagtttccaaaatcTGGCAATGGTCAAGGAAAGAAAAATTTCCAACTTCTACAGAAACCCATTTGAGCACTACTTCTATACATGCAGGTTTCCCATGA
- the LOC133822068 gene encoding AP-1 complex subunit gamma-2-like yields the protein MNPFSSGTRLRDMIRAIRACKTAAEERAVVRKECAAIRASINENDNDYRHRNLAKLMFIHMLGYPTHFGQMECLKLIAAAGFPEKRIGYLGLMLLLDERQEVLMLVTNSLKQDLNHSNQYIVGLALCALGNICSAEMARDLAPEVERLMQFRDPNIRKKAALCSIRIIKKVPDLAENFINPAASLLKEKHHGVLITGIQLCTDLCKVNGEALEYLRKKCTEGLVKTLKDVVNSPYAPEYDVAGITDPFLHIRLLRLLRVLGQGDADASDCMNDILAQVATKTESNKNAGNAILYECVETIMSIEDNGGLRVLAINILGRFLSNRDNNIRYVALNMLMKAMTVDTQAVQRHRATILECVKDSDASIRKRALELVYLLINDSNVKPLTKELIDYLEASDQEFKEDLTAKICSIVAKFSPEKIWYIDQMLKVLSEAGNYVKDDVWHALIVVISNAPDLHGYTVRALYRAFQTSSEQESLVRVAVWCIGEYGDMLVNNVGMLDIEDPITVTESDAVDVAETAIKRHTSDITTKAMALIALLKLSSRFPSCSERIKEITVQYRGNLVLELQQRSSEFDSIIAKHPNIRSALVERMPVLDEATFMGRRAGSMPASVSTSTVSSINLPNGVNKTSAAPLVDLLDLSSDDVPAPSPAGGDFLQDLLGVDVSPSSNQPGTNHAVQNGTDVLLDLLSIGTPPAQNISSALDILSSVPDNKTPLASLDLLLSPSHSTQATPPRDASVIDLLDGFGPKPPIPENNGSAFPSIVAFESSNLKAVFNFSKTPGNPQTTLIQATFTNLSSEIITDFIFQAAVPKFLQLHLDPASGNTLPANGNGSMTQNLKVTNSQHGKKSLVMRLRIAYKMNNKDILEEGQVNNFPRGL from the exons ATGAATCCATTCTCCTCCGGTACCCGTTTGAG GGACATGATTCGAGCTATACGTGCTTGTAAAACTGCAGCAGAGGAACGTGCTGTTGTACGGAAAGAGTGTGCTGCTATTCGTGCTTCAATTAATGAAAATGATAATGACTATCGGCATCGCAACCTGGCTAAGCTCATGTTCATTCACATGCTTGGTTACCCAACACATTTTGGTCAAATGGAGTGTTTGAAGTTGATAGCAGCTGCTGGTTTTCCTGAAAAGAGGATAGGATATCTTGGCCTCATGTTGCTTCTTGACGAAAGACAAGAAGTTCTTATGTTGGTCACCAATTCATTAAAACA AGATCTAAATCACTCAAACCAGTACATTGTGGGACTCGCTCTTTGTGCTCTTGGAAATATTTGTTCAGCAGAAATGGCTCGTGATCTTGCACCAGAAGTAGAAAGATTGATGCAATTTCGAGATCCAAATATCAGGAAGAAA GCAGCATTATGCTCTATACGGATAATAAAGAAAGTTCCAGACTTGGCAGAAAATTTCATAAATCCTGCTGCTTCCTTACTTAAAGAAAAACATCATGGAGTTTTAATAACAGGAATTCAACTGTGTACAGATCTGTGTAAAGTCAATGGGGAAGCCCTTGAATATTTGAGAAAG AAGTGCACAGAGGGATTGGTTAAAACTCTGAAGGATGTTGTGAACAGTCCTTACGCCCCTGAGTATGATGTTGCTGGCATCACAGATCCCTTCCTGCATATCAGATTACTAAGGCTTTTGCGTGTGTTGGGTCAAGGAGATGCAGATGCTAGTGATTGCATGAATGACATACTTGCCCAG GTGGCCACGAAAACAGAATCAAACAAAAATGCAGGGAATGCAATTTTATATGAATGTGTAGAAACCATCATGAGTATTGAAGATAATGGTGGCTTACGTGTACTTGCAATCAACATCTTGGGAAGATTCTTATCAAACCGTGACAACAATATCAG ATATGTTGCATTAAACATGCTGATGAAGGCTATGACAGTAGATACTCAAGCTGTACAAAGACATCGGGCAACAATTTTGGAATGTGTAAAG GATTCAGATGCTTCAATCCGGAAAAGGGCTTTGGAACTTGTTTACCTTCTTATAAACGATAGCAATGTCAAACCCTTAACAaaagaattaattgattatttggAAGCAAGTGATCAAGAATTCAAGGAAGATCTTACGGCAAAAATATGCTCCATCGTAGCAAA GTTTTCACCGGAGAAGATATGGTACATCGATCAGATGCTTAAGGTTCTCTCAGAG GCTGGAAATTATGTAAAAGATGATGTATGGCATGCCCTTATTGTTGTGATCAGCAATGCTCCTGATCTCCATGGATATACGGTCAGGGCTTTATACAGAGCATTCCAAACATCATCTGAACAG GAAAGCCTTGTTCGAGTGGCAGTTTGGTGCATTGGTGAATATGGTGACATGCTGGTGAATAATGTTGGCATGCTTGACATAGAAGATCCAATAACA GTAACAGAATCTGATGCTGTGGATGTCGCAGAGACTGCAATAAAGCGTCATACCTCAGATATTACCACTAAAGCAATGGCTTTGATTGCTCTGTTAAAGCTGTCTTCACGTTTTCCATCTTGCTCAGA GAGGATCAAAGAGATAACTGTTCAATACAGAGGAAACCTTGTTCTTGAATTGCAGCAAAGATCCAGTGAATTCGATTCTATCATTGCGAAGCATCCGAATATTAG GTCTGCACTAGTAGAAAGGATGCCAGTTTTGGATGAGGCAACTTTTATGGGTAGGAGGGCTGGTTCTATGCCAGCTTCTGTGTCAACTTCCACTGTGTCTTCTATCAATCTACCCAATGGAGTTAACAAAACCTCTGCTGCTCCACTTGTGGATTTGCTTGATCTAAGTTCAGATGATGTTCCAGCACCTAGCCCTGCTGGTGGTGATTTTCTTCAAGATCTTCTTGGTGTTGACGTATCACCATCTTCAAATCAACCTG GTACAAATCATGCTGTGCAAAATGGCACTGACGTCCTTCTGGATCTTTTATCTATTGGCACGCCTCCTGCTCAAAACATCTCATCAGCTCTTGATATTTTATCCTCCGTTCCAGATAACAAAACACCATTGGCATCACTAGACTTACTCTTATCTCCATCTCATTCTACACAAGCGACTCCTCCAAGAGATGCTTCTGTAATTGATTTGTTGGACGGCTTTGGACCTAAGCCACCAATACCAG AGAACAATGGTTCAGCTTTTCCATCTATAGTTGCTTTTGAGAGCAGTAACTTGAAGGCAGTTTTCAACTTCTCAAAGACACCCGGAAACCCACAAACAACACTAATTCAGGCTACATTTACAAATCTGTCATCCGAGATCATTACCGATTTTATTTTCCAGGCAGCAGTTCCAAAG TTTCTCCAACTGCACTTGGATCCAGCGAGTGGCAATACACTGCCTGCAAATGGTAATGGTTCCATGACCCAAAATTTAAAAGTTACGAACAGCCAACATGGAAAG AAATCTCTTGTCATGCGCTTAAGGATTGCTTACAAGATGAACAACAAAGATATCTTGGAGGAAGGACAAGTCAATAACTTCCCCCGTGGTTTGTGA